GCATTCCAGATTACAGCAAGCGTCTTAAAAAAGGGGATATTGTCAACATAGATATCACAGTTATTAAAGATGGATACCACGGGGATACCAGCATGATGTTTGAAGTTGGCGAAGTAAAACCTTATGCAAGCCGTCTTTGCCGAGTTGCAAGAGAATGCATGTGGCTTGGGATAGAGCAAGTTAAGCCGGAAGCAACACTGTATGATGTCGCCGCAGCCATAGAAGATCACGCCCACAAAAACAACTTTTCTGTTGTAAAAGAATATTGTGGTCACGGCATCGGTGCAGACTTTCACGAAGAACCACAAGTCTTGCACTATAGAACACCCGAATTAAAAAACATTGTACTTAAGCCGGGAATGGTCTTTACAATTGAACCAATGATCAACCTAGGTAAATCAGATATCCGCCTCTTAGGCGATAACTGGACGGTTGTCACAAAAGATAAAAAGCTATCTGCCCAGTGGGAACACACTATTCTGGTAACGGAAAGTGGCTATGAAGCATTTACACTCAGACAAAACGAAACCCCTATCCTTCCTTAAACTTTAATGGACTAAAGATACATGTCTGACACCCCCGTTCTGCCAAATTTCATCTCTAGCCTACAGCATGATGCAAGAAAAATTTCTCTGCAAAACGGGAGAATGCTGTTGGAACATTTCAACCAACAGCAATTTGAAAAATTTGATAATAATGTATCTATTGAATCTTTATTGAAGGAGCGCACCTCCTTTGTAGATCAGCTTATCATCAAGATATGGAACCATTTTGTGCCGAAGGAAAATCAGCAAGATGTTTCTCTAGTCGCCATCGGGGGCTATGGCCGCAAAGAATTACAGCCCTTTTCCGATATCGACCTACTTATCTTGGGTGATAATTGCGACAAACTACAAGAACCCATATCCACTTTTATTACTTATCTATGGGATTTAGGATTTCACGTTGGCCACTCGGTAAGAAGCATTGCCGAATGTATAGCGGATGCTAAAGAAGATGTATCAACAGCAACTAGCTTAATCGAGTCTCGCTGGCTTGCTGGCGATTATGAAACTTCACAAAAACTCCAAAAAATCTGGCTTAACAAATCATTTTGGCCAAGCAAAGAGTTTTTTGAAGCAAAACTAGAAGAGCAACAAGCACGACATAAGCGCTACCTAGACACCTTCTATCAACTTGAACCAAACGTTAAAGAGAGCCCTGGCGGTTTACGTGATTTACACAGCATTTTTTGGATTGCTAAAAGGCATTTTGGCGCGCACTCTCTTCAAGGATTGCTTGAACATGATTTCATTTCCTTACGAGAGTTCCAAGAAATTCACAAAGCTTACTGGTACCTAAATAAAATTCGTTTCGGCTTACACCGATTAAAAAAACGCCATGAAGACCGTTTGCTATTCGAATATCAACAACAACTGGCAGAATTATTTGGCTTCCACGAAGAAGATATCAATAAAACTGTAGAAAGCTTCATGAAACCTTACTATCAAAACGTTGGCACAATCGCCCGTTTAAATGAAATACTGATTCAGCATTTTAAGGAAGAAATTTTTAAGCCGGAACATGAAGTCATCGAGACGATAAACCCTAGGTTTCAGCTAATCGACAGTTATCTTGATGCAAAGCAGGACAACCTTTTTGACAAGAATCCGACCGCCCTTCTCGAAATTTTTATCATTCTCGAAAACTATAAGCAATCCATACAAGGCATTCGTTCTAGGACAATACGTTTAATTAGAAACAGTCTACATTTAATCAATGATGAGTTTCGTTCAGACCCTATCAATAAAGCGCTGTTTATCGAAATTTTTAGACAGCCAAAGGGCGTCTACACGTCATTAAAACGAATGTATGCTTATGGCATTCTAGGTGCTTACCTTCCTGTTTTTCAAAAAATATCAGGACTGATGCAGTTCAATATTTTTCATGCCTATACAGTGGACGAACACACATTACTAGTAATTAGAAATATTAGACGTTTCTTTTTGGAAGAACATGCCTATGAATTCCCTACGGCTTACCAGATAGCTAAGAACATTTGTAAGCCCGAAATACTTCTTTTATCCGGTTTATTCCACGATATTGCCAAAGGGCGTGATGGTGCACACGAAGAACTCGGAGCCATTGATGCAAAAAACTTTAGCTTCAAACACAACTTATCTGAAAAAGACACCGAACTCTTAAGCTGGCTTGTTCTCAAACACTTGGAATTCTCTTATGTTGCTCAAAAGAAGGACTTGTCTGACCCTTACGTCATAAATCAGTTTGCAAAATTAGTGGGTACACAAGAACAACTGGACTACTTATACCTTTTGACTTTAGCGGATGTTCTCGCAACATCAAAAGAAGTTTGGAGTGACTGGAAAAACCAACTTTTTCTCCAATTGTACCACAGCACAACACAGGCATTGGACAAGTCAACAGTTCTGCCTCGAGACAAAACAAAACAAGCCATTTTGAACAAAGAACGAGCGCGCGAGCTTTTACAAAAAAGAGAATTAGATACAAGCGAATACCAAGAGTTTTGGGCAGCATTCGACAACACAGAATTCTTCAACCAGCTAACTTCAGCAGAAATATCAAGAATCACCAAACTACTTTACAAAGCAGAGACGAAAGCGACCCTTGTTAATCTAGAAAGTAAAACTCAACGTGGCGCAACCGAATTAATTATCTACATGCCTGATCGTAATTATCTCTTTGCGCAAATCACAAATGTCATTGATAAATTAGGGTTAAACATAGTAGAGGCGAAAATTTACTCCGGCATGAACAAGCAAACACTCGTCATCATCTACTTGCTGGATAGAGATAACCAGTATGTCGAGGCTGAAGACGACTTACATCAAATTTCAGAAACACTTCGCTATGAGCTAAGTTTATCCACCCCAACACCAAGAGTTCAACAACCACAGCCAAGAAGAATTCGTGTGTTCGAGACACCTACTGAAATACAACTAATGGAAGTGAATGACAAACTGACAGAGCTAACCATCCACACTAAGGATATTCCAGGCTTGCTGGCAAAAATTGGTTTAGCATTCAAACAATGTGAAATCAGAGTTCATGGTGCAAAAATCAACACGGTTGGTGAAAAAGCCGAAGATGTTTTTCTAATCAGCTCAACAACCAATGCTCAGATGAATGATGCCAGTTTTAAAGAAAATTTAACTGCAACCCTACTGGAACATATCGAATAGATCTATAAACCGGATACTTCAAAAAGCTCAAATGCATTATCGTCAGCATCTCTGACAAAAAGGGCTTTCCTACCCGACCGGCTAGCGGTATAACTCACACCCTTTTCTTCAAGGCGTTTCTGAAATACCTCTATATCATCAACTCTTAGCGCAAAATGAAAGTCTCTTCCGCCATGCTCGGGTCTTTCAACGCCTAAACTTGGGTTCTCCAGTTGCATCAAATGCAGGCTTTGCCCCTGTGACAAGTCCAACCAATAACCAGGAAACCCTAAGTTTGGTCGCTCTAGCACTTTGAGATCAAGCAGACTTTGATAAAACTCGAGAGATGCTTCTGCATCTTTAACAAGAATACTGACGTGATCAAGTCCTAATATCCTAGACATTTAAAACCCTTGAGATGAGGAAAGTATATTACCCGGCAAGAACTGCCGAGTAATTCAATAGATTACTTAGCAGAACGCCAAGTACACAACCTAACGATTAATCGTTACTGTGAAGAACGCTGTTTAGGCCACTCCAAACTGTACCATCAGTCATAATTGCCTGAACTTGGCCTGTTTGGCTATGGCGACGGAAAAGCAACTTCGATTGACCTGACAGATCACGAGCGGAAACGATAGAACCATCAGGCATCTTCACCTTGGTACCCGCAGTCAGATAAAGGCCTGACTCAACAATACAGTCATCTCCAAGAGAAATGCCTAATCCAGCGTTAGCTCCTAACAGATTACGTTGTCCCATAGAGATGACTTGCTTACCGCCACCAGACAATGTGCCCATAATGGACGCACCACCGCCAATATCAGTATGATCACCGACTACAACACCAGCTGAAATACGGCCCTCAACCATTGATTGACCTAAAGTCCCTGCATTAAAGTTCACAAACCCTTCATGCATGATAGTTGTTCCTGGTGCTAAATGCGCTCCAAGTCGAACACGATCTGCATCTCCGATGCGAACACCCTCAGGAACGACATAATCCACCATACGAGGGAATTTATCGATAGAAGTAATTGTTAACTGAATTGGTTGATCAGCAATTGCTTCACGAAGACTTTCTACTTCGGGTGGCAATACCGGACCAGCGTTAGTCCAAGCAACGTTCGTTAAAAGTCCAAACACACCATCAAGATTAATTTCATGCGGCTTATAAGCACACTCAGACAATAAATGAAGGCGTAAATAAGCATCTTCTGCTGACTCAGGCACACTATCAACAGAATCAATTTCAACTGTTACAAAATCAGCTTTAATGATACCCGCTTGTAATGCTAAGCAATTACGAGCAATTTCTTTGTTAGAACGTGGAAACCATACATCCAAAGTCGCCCCAGTTTTAGCATCGCTATAACGGTGTCCAATTCGCTTGATTGTCATATATCTAGTCTCTTAAAAATCAAAAATACATAAGCCGGTAAGTATACCCTCTTGATGGATTAGATACAAAACTACATCAATGTAAAACACGGATTTTATAGGTTTTTTATTGCTTTTAAGGAAATAGAGAAGAATAAACTATATAATCATCGACTTTTCCCGTTATCAGGTATGAAGTAACATGAAAATGTATGGCATCCCAAATTGTGATACTGTCCGTAAGGCACGTAAATTCTTAGAATCTCATGATATCGACTATGAATTTCATGACTTTAAAAAGCAAGGACTAGACATTGATACCATTCAAACATGGCTAAACAAACAACCGCTTGATACTCTAGTCAATAAAAGAAGCACAAGCTGGAAGCAACTATCTGACGAACAGAAAGCAGCATTAACATCTGGAAGTGATTTATCTGTCTTAACAGAAATGCCTACATTAATTAAAAGACCTGTTCTAGAAATCAATGCATCTCTGTTAATTGGTTTTAGCCAAGCAGAATATGAAGAACTCTTAAATTAAGTCATGTAATCTGACACATAAGGATTATTTGCTTCTCAAAGCCCCGATGAAAGCCTAAAATAACTCGGAATTTAAGAAGCTATAAAAACATTGAACATGAGTGAAACAATCAAACTCGCGCAACAACTGATCCAAATCGACTCAGTCACACCTGATGACAAAGGTTGCCAGAAACTCATCTCTGATTTTCTTACTCCTTTAGGCTTTAAAACTGAACAAATGAACTTTGGTGATGTATCTAACCTGTGGGCTCGTCATGGAACTGAGACACCATTT
This portion of the Hydrogenovibrio marinus genome encodes:
- a CDS encoding VOC family protein, with protein sequence MSRILGLDHVSILVKDAEASLEFYQSLLDLKVLERPNLGFPGYWLDLSQGQSLHLMQLENPSLGVERPEHGGRDFHFALRVDDIEVFQKRLEEKGVSYTASRSGRKALFVRDADDNAFELFEVSGL
- a CDS encoding DapH/DapD/GlmU-related protein, with amino-acid sequence MTIKRIGHRYSDAKTGATLDVWFPRSNKEIARNCLALQAGIIKADFVTVEIDSVDSVPESAEDAYLRLHLLSECAYKPHEINLDGVFGLLTNVAWTNAGPVLPPEVESLREAIADQPIQLTITSIDKFPRMVDYVVPEGVRIGDADRVRLGAHLAPGTTIMHEGFVNFNAGTLGQSMVEGRISAGVVVGDHTDIGGGASIMGTLSGGGKQVISMGQRNLLGANAGLGISLGDDCIVESGLYLTAGTKVKMPDGSIVSARDLSGQSKLLFRRHSQTGQVQAIMTDGTVWSGLNSVLHSND
- a CDS encoding arsenate reductase; translation: MKMYGIPNCDTVRKARKFLESHDIDYEFHDFKKQGLDIDTIQTWLNKQPLDTLVNKRSTSWKQLSDEQKAALTSGSDLSVLTEMPTLIKRPVLEINASLLIGFSQAEYEELLN
- the glnD gene encoding [protein-PII] uridylyltransferase; protein product: MLLEHFNQQQFEKFDNNVSIESLLKERTSFVDQLIIKIWNHFVPKENQQDVSLVAIGGYGRKELQPFSDIDLLILGDNCDKLQEPISTFITYLWDLGFHVGHSVRSIAECIADAKEDVSTATSLIESRWLAGDYETSQKLQKIWLNKSFWPSKEFFEAKLEEQQARHKRYLDTFYQLEPNVKESPGGLRDLHSIFWIAKRHFGAHSLQGLLEHDFISLREFQEIHKAYWYLNKIRFGLHRLKKRHEDRLLFEYQQQLAELFGFHEEDINKTVESFMKPYYQNVGTIARLNEILIQHFKEEIFKPEHEVIETINPRFQLIDSYLDAKQDNLFDKNPTALLEIFIILENYKQSIQGIRSRTIRLIRNSLHLINDEFRSDPINKALFIEIFRQPKGVYTSLKRMYAYGILGAYLPVFQKISGLMQFNIFHAYTVDEHTLLVIRNIRRFFLEEHAYEFPTAYQIAKNICKPEILLLSGLFHDIAKGRDGAHEELGAIDAKNFSFKHNLSEKDTELLSWLVLKHLEFSYVAQKKDLSDPYVINQFAKLVGTQEQLDYLYLLTLADVLATSKEVWSDWKNQLFLQLYHSTTQALDKSTVLPRDKTKQAILNKERARELLQKRELDTSEYQEFWAAFDNTEFFNQLTSAEISRITKLLYKAETKATLVNLESKTQRGATELIIYMPDRNYLFAQITNVIDKLGLNIVEAKIYSGMNKQTLVIIYLLDRDNQYVEAEDDLHQISETLRYELSLSTPTPRVQQPQPRRIRVFETPTEIQLMEVNDKLTELTIHTKDIPGLLAKIGLAFKQCEIRVHGAKINTVGEKAEDVFLISSTTNAQMNDASFKENLTATLLEHIE
- the map gene encoding type I methionyl aminopeptidase translates to MAIKIKTQEEIEKLRIAGKLAADVLDMLTPHVVAGISTGELNEIAHNYMVNEQQTIPATLGYHGFPASSCISINHVVCHGIPDYSKRLKKGDIVNIDITVIKDGYHGDTSMMFEVGEVKPYASRLCRVARECMWLGIEQVKPEATLYDVAAAIEDHAHKNNFSVVKEYCGHGIGADFHEEPQVLHYRTPELKNIVLKPGMVFTIEPMINLGKSDIRLLGDNWTVVTKDKKLSAQWEHTILVTESGYEAFTLRQNETPILP